From Dasypus novemcinctus isolate mDasNov1 chromosome 8, mDasNov1.1.hap2, whole genome shotgun sequence, the proteins below share one genomic window:
- the SOHLH1 gene encoding spermatogenesis- and oogenesis-specific basic helix-loop-helix-containing protein 1 produces the protein MASLGPEPGSGGGGGGGPRVPASGWGPAPSGVLSSGEDVAPAAPEGQGSCRRRNVLTERERRKRISASCERLRSLLPHFDGRREDMASVLEMAVHFLRLSRALVPGEEPQVATPAVWAPTARTHCPPRLLPAARCPLRSELAELAGPSSVGRGSQAATERPAVGPGETEAGGSARRQAVLDDGVSVCGRGTPTGACSLEAWLGLAQTGRWWWCYRGRRASQRVTWRQDPPSCAAVREDEREVPDRRTAPLELPGLAPVASDPSVSKARDAQDPPVLLPRWPVLSQRPVSPLVSLEAQGWPGRAVPLGWGPASPEGPEDADGAAMPAPDGRPASGSPVEDSSPFLLTASPDWWLGGGLWKALDPAGPRWPVADVQGPPEGRGSPLDRAEPAFLAEPEPGLQLLQDSLLAQWGSDLGCSGLALREEADGSFPDVFTCCL, from the exons ATGGCGTCCCTGGGTCCCGAGCCCGGCAGCGGCGGCGGTGGTGGAGGGGGTCCCCGAGTCCCAGCCTCCGGCTG GGGCCCTGCCCCGTCTGGTGTCCTGTCCAGCGGCGAGGACGTGGCCCCTGCGGCGCCCGAGGGTCAGGGCTCCTGCCGCCGGCGGAACGTGCTGACCGAGCGGGAGCGCAG GAAGCGGATCTCGGCGAGCTGCGAGCGGCTGCGCTCCCTGCTGCCGCACTTTGACGGCCGGCGGGAGGACATGGCCTCGGTCCTGGAGATGGCCGTGCACTTTCTCCGGCTGTCCCGCGCCCTGGTCCCTGGCGAGGAGCCGCAGGTG GCTACCCCTGCCGTGTGGGCTCCCACAGCCAGGACGCACTGCCCACCCCGTCTGCTGCCTGCTGCCCGCTGCCCGCTGCGGTCCGAGCTGGCCGAGCTGGCGGGGCCCTCCTCTGTGG GACGTGGGTCCCAAGCGGCCACGGAGCGGCCGGCAGTCGGCCCTGGGGAGACCGAGGCCGGTGGGAGCGCCAGGCGCCAGGCCGTGCTCGATGATGGCGTGAGTGTCTGCGGGCGAGGGACACCCACAGGGGCCTGCAGCCTGGAGGCCTGGCTGGGTCTGGCCCAAACTGGCCGCTGGTGGTGGTGCTACCGGGGCCGCAGGGCCTCCCAGCGAGTCACCTG GCGGCAGGACCCCCCGAGCTGTGCAGCTGTGCGTGAGGACGAGCGGGAGGTGCCGGACAGACGGACGGCCCCGCTGG AGCTGCCCGGCCTGGCCCCCGTGGCCTCAGACCCGAGTGTCTCCAAGGCCCGGGATGCCCAGGACCCCCCTGTGCTGCTGCCCCGCTGGCCCGTCCTCTCGCAGCGGCCGGTGTCCCCCCTGGTGAGCCTGGAGGCGCAGGGCTGGCCGGGCCGGGCGGTGCCCCTGGGCTGGGGGCCGGCGTCTCCCGAGGGTCCAGAGGATGCAGATGGGGCTGCGATGCCGGCGCCGGACGGCAG GCCTGCATCGGGGTCCCCCGTGGAGGACAGCTCGCCCTTCCTGCTGACCGCCAGTCCTGACTGGTGGCTGG GAGGCGGGCTCTGGAAGGCTCTCGACCCCGCCGGCCCACGCTGGCCCGTGGCTGACGTGCAG GGCCCCCCGGAGGGCAGGGGCAGCCCCCTGGACCGGGCAGAGCCGGCCTTCCTGGCGGAGCCAGAGCCCGGCCTCCAGCTGCTGCAGGACAGCCTCCTGGCGCAGTGGGGCTCGGACCTGGGCTGCTCGGGCCTGGCCCTGCGGGAGGAGGCGGACGGCAGCTTCCCCGACGTCTTCACCTGCTGCCTGTGA